The Thermodesulfobacteriota bacterium genomic interval GAGACCTCTATACGGATGTCCTTGACTCCTTGCTGTGCCTCCGCCGGGGTAAGGGCAAGCAGGTAGACGTCTTTCTTTTCTTCGAGCAGTTTTATGGAGAAATCTTCCCTCAGGTTCCCCATGCCCATAAGGAAGTTTATTCCGACGTTAGGCGCGATATTCGAGGCCGGGGTCTCGATGACCTGCGAGAGGTCCGGGTGGTAGGCCCAAAAAGTCCTGCCGTCGCTTACGAGCTCGTCCTCCCTGGGGCCGAGGTACTTCCACCTGACCTTGCCCGGCTTCTTCAGGTGGAGCTTCCCCTTTGAGAGCTCTGTGGTCCCGAGGC includes:
- the lolA gene encoding outer membrane lipoprotein chaperone LolA — its product is MTIFFQVLPASAIEAAELDGIVSRLQETYDEVSTLSAAFIEEAYSKSLGTTELSKGKLHLKKPGKVRWKYLGPREDELVSDGRTFWAYHPDLSQVIETPASNIAPNVGINFLMGMGNLREDFSIKLLEEKKDVYLLALTPAEAQQGVKDIRIEVSRKSSLVVKTIVEDPFGNRTTVSLEDIVLNAELKDSLFEFIVPKGVKVITP